The Bacillota bacterium genome has a window encoding:
- a CDS encoding UDP-N-acetylmuramate--L-alanine ligase has protein sequence MHRKIHFVGIGGYGMSSLARILLEMGYEVTGSDMKDSPRLQQLGKLGAKVAVGHNAGNIGDADLVVVTNAVSQGNVEVVRAKELGIPVVSRAEFLGSLMKDRFSIAVTGSHGKTTTTAMIATVLIDAGLDPTTLIGAEISNLGIGARFGKSRYMVVEADEAYGSFLKMYPTIAVVTNVDNDHLDYYGNVETLIQAFRTFLLNLPQDGCAVLCADDARLREIMQDLPRRIVSFGLKQPVEFTADSISTLGFGSRFSVRRGSQELGSVSLNVPGLHNISNALACIAVSMELGIDFKKVASSLEGFRAAKRRCQLIDEVGGVMIVDDYAHHPTEIMATLAALRHGANRRILAVFQPQRYTRTGLLMYQFARAFSDADKIFITEIYSDGTGESPIPGVSGERLAQAVREYEKREVFFSPNFSDLISKILQIVKPGDLVVTMGAGDIWKAGLRLAEMLKRNRFSVRGNHSGI, from the coding sequence GTGCACAGAAAGATTCACTTTGTTGGAATAGGTGGATACGGGATGAGTTCTCTGGCCCGGATCCTTCTTGAAATGGGGTATGAGGTTACCGGGTCGGACATGAAGGATTCACCCAGGTTGCAGCAATTGGGTAAACTCGGCGCAAAAGTGGCAGTAGGGCATAATGCAGGAAACATCGGTGACGCTGATCTGGTCGTGGTGACCAATGCGGTCTCCCAGGGCAATGTGGAGGTGGTGAGGGCAAAGGAACTCGGCATTCCAGTCGTGTCCCGCGCGGAATTTCTGGGATCTCTCATGAAGGACAGATTCTCGATAGCAGTGACTGGCAGCCATGGCAAGACGACTACCACCGCCATGATCGCCACGGTCTTGATAGATGCAGGACTTGACCCTACCACATTGATCGGCGCAGAAATCAGCAACCTCGGTATAGGAGCCCGTTTCGGCAAAAGTCGCTATATGGTTGTTGAAGCAGATGAGGCCTACGGATCTTTCCTGAAGATGTATCCTACAATAGCGGTGGTAACGAATGTCGATAACGATCATCTTGATTATTACGGGAATGTGGAGACCCTCATACAGGCATTTAGGACGTTCCTGTTGAATCTACCGCAGGATGGATGTGCAGTCCTGTGCGCAGACGATGCGAGGTTGAGGGAGATCATGCAGGATCTCCCACGGCGAATCGTCTCTTTTGGCTTGAAGCAGCCGGTCGAGTTCACGGCGGATTCCATATCCACCCTTGGATTTGGGTCCAGGTTCTCTGTAAGGAGAGGAAGCCAGGAACTTGGATCGGTGTCACTCAATGTGCCTGGATTGCATAATATATCTAACGCCCTGGCATGTATAGCGGTTTCGATGGAATTGGGCATCGATTTCAAAAAGGTGGCATCCTCTCTTGAGGGTTTCCGCGCAGCGAAGCGCAGATGTCAGCTCATCGATGAAGTTGGGGGTGTGATGATAGTAGACGACTATGCTCATCATCCTACGGAGATCATGGCTACCCTGGCAGCTCTGAGACATGGCGCCAATCGCCGGATCTTGGCCGTTTTCCAGCCCCAACGTTACACAAGGACCGGGCTTTTGATGTACCAGTTTGCTCGAGCTTTTTCGGATGCAGATAAGATCTTCATAACCGAGATCTATAGTGACGGCACGGGAGAATCTCCAATACCCGGGGTATCGGGGGAACGATTGGCTCAGGCCGTACGCGAATATGAGAAGCGGGAGGTCTTTTTTTCTCCAAATTTTTCAGATCTGATCTCAAAAATTCTTCAGATTGTAAAACCCGGAGATCTGGTAGTAACCATGGGTGCTGGAGATATATGGAAGGCGGGCCTTCGTCTAGCTGAGATGCTAAAAAGGAACCGATTCTCTGTCCGGGGGAATCATAGTGGAATTTGA
- the murG gene encoding undecaprenyldiphospho-muramoylpentapeptide beta-N-acetylglucosaminyltransferase produces the protein MTLRILFAGGGTGGHVYPALTIAKAIKSRHPDAEIHFIGSRRGPDRDLVTREGFEITTIDMMGLERRVSAKSLAALGKASLGLISAVSLLLRFRPDIVIGTGGYICGPVLPVARVLSIPVVIQEQNVVPGFTNRVLSRIAKVVFASFEESKSYFPDPRKVLVVGNPVRPEIILRKRGDGASSLGLKPDRPTILVYGGSLGAAAINNAICDAYPDILKIPRIQIIHQTGPRDFERVKGVLQEKGINAGPGGDIVLTPYLYDIPSAFAAADLVVMRAGGSVAEVTARGLPAILIPLAGAPGAHQERNAQVLEKAGAAIVIPQERLSGEVLASTIVSLFMDPSRLSRMASASKAIGRPDSVWQIVDAVEKIISRTSRARSSSTHQKKGS, from the coding sequence ATGACCTTGCGAATACTATTTGCTGGTGGGGGGACCGGGGGGCATGTATACCCGGCTCTCACCATCGCTAAAGCCATCAAATCTCGCCATCCAGATGCCGAGATACACTTCATCGGTTCCCGCAGGGGGCCGGACAGGGATCTCGTGACAAGAGAAGGATTTGAGATAACCACTATAGATATGATGGGGCTTGAACGCCGTGTGTCGGCGAAGTCTCTGGCGGCCCTGGGAAAGGCATCCCTGGGCTTAATAAGCGCCGTAAGCCTTCTCTTGAGATTTCGCCCAGATATAGTGATCGGCACCGGAGGGTATATCTGTGGCCCGGTGCTGCCGGTAGCCAGGGTGTTGTCAATTCCTGTTGTGATACAGGAACAGAATGTAGTGCCTGGATTTACCAACAGAGTTTTATCGCGTATCGCGAAGGTGGTGTTCGCGAGCTTCGAGGAGTCCAAAAGCTATTTCCCTGATCCGCGCAAGGTCCTTGTGGTTGGGAACCCGGTGAGGCCCGAGATCATCCTGCGGAAACGTGGAGATGGGGCATCATCTTTGGGCCTCAAACCCGATCGCCCCACGATCCTCGTCTATGGAGGCAGCCTTGGCGCGGCAGCAATAAATAATGCCATATGTGATGCTTACCCTGACATCCTCAAGATCCCCCGGATACAGATAATCCACCAAACCGGGCCTAGGGACTTTGAACGGGTGAAGGGAGTGCTTCAGGAAAAGGGAATAAATGCAGGACCTGGTGGAGATATTGTACTGACGCCGTATTTGTATGATATACCATCTGCATTTGCCGCAGCGGATTTGGTGGTGATGCGCGCCGGGGGCAGTGTCGCAGAGGTGACTGCCCGGGGACTTCCGGCTATACTGATACCGCTTGCAGGAGCGCCTGGCGCTCATCAAGAACGTAATGCCCAGGTTCTCGAAAAGGCTGGGGCGGCTATCGTAATCCCTCAGGAGAGGCTTTCAGGGGAGGTCCTGGCATCAACCATTGTCTCCCTCTTTATGGACCCCTCCAGGCTCTCCCGGATGGCCTCGGCCAGCAAGGCTATAGGCAGGCCGGATTCGGTGTGGCAGATAGTGGATGCTGTGGAGAAAATCATTTCCAGGACAAGCCGCGCCCGGTCTTCTAGCACACATCAGAAAAAGGGATCATAG
- the spoVE gene encoding stage V sporulation protein E — MVTLILLGIGVVMVFSASSVRAYEYYRDSYYFLKRQLLWSVIGVIAMIFMMHIDYRLLRRFAAPILVVTLVLLIVVLIPGVGLMISGSRRWLGVRGIFTFQPSELAKVGMMVFLSSYLSRDPEEVKSFLKGVVPVLLLLGIVFGLIMLEPDLGTATSIAGVTLVMLFVAGARTSHLIGLGIVGIPAFIAAVFAEDYRRRRFLAFLHPWDDPLRSGFHIIQSLLALGSGGIFGLGLGRSRQKFLYLPEQHTDFIFAVLGEELGFVGAATVVILFFIFAWRGFRVALATSDPFASLLATAITSMVVLQAVINIGVVSGILPITGIPLPLISFGGSSLVVTLSSIGILLNISRYVRGRS; from the coding sequence ATGGTTACTCTTATCCTCCTGGGAATCGGTGTAGTCATGGTTTTTTCCGCAAGTTCGGTGAGGGCCTATGAATACTATCGTGACTCTTATTATTTCCTGAAGCGCCAGTTACTCTGGTCGGTGATCGGGGTAATCGCCATGATATTCATGATGCATATTGATTACCGGCTTCTTAGGAGGTTCGCCGCCCCTATACTGGTGGTGACATTGGTTCTCTTGATAGTGGTGCTCATTCCCGGAGTCGGCCTGATGATCAGTGGATCGAGACGCTGGTTAGGGGTGAGGGGGATCTTCACTTTCCAGCCATCGGAACTGGCAAAGGTAGGCATGATGGTTTTTTTATCATCTTATCTTTCCCGAGATCCCGAAGAAGTAAAGAGCTTTCTCAAAGGGGTAGTCCCTGTGCTGTTGCTCCTTGGAATCGTCTTCGGACTGATAATGCTCGAACCAGACCTTGGAACTGCCACCTCCATCGCCGGAGTCACTCTGGTCATGCTGTTCGTCGCCGGAGCACGCACAAGTCACCTGATCGGGCTTGGGATTGTGGGGATTCCAGCATTTATCGCGGCTGTCTTCGCCGAAGACTATCGGAGGAGGAGATTTCTGGCCTTCCTTCATCCATGGGATGATCCCTTGAGATCAGGTTTTCATATCATCCAATCACTGCTTGCCTTGGGATCTGGTGGAATATTCGGTCTTGGCCTTGGACGTAGCAGGCAGAAGTTTCTATACCTGCCTGAACAGCATACCGACTTTATCTTTGCCGTGCTCGGGGAGGAATTAGGCTTTGTCGGCGCAGCGACAGTTGTAATTCTGTTTTTCATTTTCGCCTGGCGAGGGTTCAGGGTCGCCCTGGCTACATCAGATCCTTTTGCCAGCCTCCTGGCTACAGCCATTACATCGATGGTGGTCCTCCAGGCGGTGATAAATATCGGGGTAGTCTCCGGGATACTTCCGATCACCGGGATACCTCTTCCCCTTATAAGCTTTGGGGGATCATCACTGGTAGTGACCCTGTCTTCGATAGGAATTCTGCTCAATATCTCGCGATATGTGAGGGGAAGGTCATGA
- a CDS encoding phospho-N-acetylmuramoyl-pentapeptide-transferase: MRLDKALISASIAFIISLLLGPPVIRRLTILKFGQNVRLDGPKEHLKKSGIPTMGGVIILFSIAAAILAVARDDTSVLWALFITLGFGIIGLADDFLAIITHRSLGLRARAKLASQVFLAGILSLYCLSRPELGSAIWIPFINQTIDLGWFYIPLAIFAVVGSSNAVNLTDGLDGLAAGTSAIAALAYVVICHSLGYTGLAAFAASIAGACLGFSWFNAHPAQVFMGDTGSLALGGAFGAIALLSKTELALAIVGGVFVLEALSVMIQVAFFKVTKGRRIFKMSPIHHHFELSGWLEPKVVVRFWIISAVFAVLGIIATKGLGR; this comes from the coding sequence ATGAGATTGGATAAGGCTCTCATCTCGGCCTCGATTGCTTTCATCATCAGTCTACTTCTGGGGCCTCCTGTCATCAGGAGGCTTACTATACTCAAATTTGGCCAGAATGTAAGACTTGACGGCCCCAAAGAGCATCTGAAGAAATCAGGGATCCCTACTATGGGCGGGGTCATAATTCTATTCAGCATCGCTGCCGCCATTTTGGCTGTGGCGCGTGATGATACATCCGTGCTCTGGGCTCTCTTTATTACTCTGGGATTTGGCATAATTGGTCTGGCGGATGATTTCCTTGCTATCATTACCCATCGTTCCCTGGGACTCAGGGCACGGGCGAAACTGGCGAGCCAGGTGTTCCTGGCAGGCATACTCTCTCTCTACTGTCTTTCCAGACCTGAGCTTGGCTCTGCCATTTGGATACCATTTATCAATCAGACTATAGATCTCGGATGGTTTTATATTCCTCTTGCCATTTTTGCAGTCGTAGGATCGTCAAATGCCGTGAATCTTACAGATGGTCTGGATGGACTGGCTGCAGGCACTTCTGCGATAGCAGCTCTGGCCTACGTGGTAATATGCCATTCCTTGGGATACACAGGCCTCGCCGCGTTTGCTGCCAGTATCGCGGGGGCTTGCCTGGGCTTTTCATGGTTCAATGCCCATCCAGCTCAGGTATTCATGGGTGACACGGGATCTCTGGCATTGGGAGGCGCCTTTGGGGCCATCGCGCTTCTCTCGAAAACAGAATTGGCGCTAGCTATTGTGGGGGGCGTCTTTGTGCTTGAAGCCCTATCTGTCATGATTCAGGTTGCATTCTTTAAGGTGACGAAAGGCAGAAGGATCTTCAAGATGAGCCCCATTCATCACCACTTTGAACTATCGGGATGGCTCGAGCCGAAGGTGGTGGTTCGTTTTTGGATCATATCCGCAGTTTTTGCCGTCCTCGGGATCATTGCAACGAAAGGCCTTGGGAGGTGA
- a CDS encoding UDP-N-acetylmuramoyl-tripeptide--D-alanyl-D-alanine ligase, with the protein MLEITISQLLDAVNGRLISGDMEGQIKGVSIDSRTLRCGDLFFALRGEKHDGHDYVHSALQRGASGAVISRELQDIPGMGQYIGVGASTAGPCMIRVSDTLKALQLLAQYIRKQLDILTIGVTGSTGKTTTKDMIAAILGTRFNVIKNEANFNNEIGLPLTLLRLDRATDCCVVEMGMRGLGEIRALAEIACPKVGVVTNVGLTHLELLGSIENIARAKSELVESLPHDGFAILNADDPRVLAMRNRTAARVLSYGMSEMADIRAKDVQSAGKAGSIATFVTPLWSGRFRIPMPGVHNVVNALAAAAAAFALGFGAQEVEEGLMNFLPSKMRMEITELPRNIMIINDAYNSSPASLEAALKTQAEFGKGRRRIAVLGDMLELGAASEMAHIEAGRLAAELRVDVLITVGERGRGMAQGYTDAMKSGEFPAFSGNAYSFDVPSDAASMLIRILEPGDVVLVKASRKLHLDEVADSVIRYLKGGDEIG; encoded by the coding sequence ATGCTGGAGATCACTATTTCGCAGCTGCTGGATGCAGTCAATGGTAGGCTCATATCTGGAGATATGGAGGGGCAAATCAAGGGTGTCTCCATAGATTCTCGTACGCTGAGATGTGGGGATCTTTTCTTTGCCCTTCGCGGTGAGAAGCATGATGGGCATGATTATGTCCATAGCGCGCTCCAAAGGGGAGCTTCTGGGGCAGTAATCTCCCGCGAGCTTCAGGATATCCCCGGAATGGGTCAATATATCGGGGTGGGGGCTTCTACGGCCGGCCCATGTATGATTCGGGTCTCGGATACTCTTAAGGCTCTTCAGCTTCTGGCCCAATATATAAGGAAACAGCTTGATATCCTCACTATCGGCGTTACGGGAAGCACTGGAAAGACCACGACGAAGGACATGATCGCAGCCATTCTCGGCACAAGATTCAACGTGATCAAGAACGAGGCCAATTTCAACAATGAAATCGGGCTGCCTCTCACACTCCTTCGTCTCGATAGGGCAACGGATTGCTGCGTGGTGGAGATGGGAATGCGGGGACTTGGTGAAATCCGGGCGCTGGCGGAGATCGCATGCCCCAAGGTTGGGGTTGTGACTAATGTCGGTTTGACGCATTTAGAACTCCTTGGAAGCATAGAGAATATCGCAAGGGCGAAATCAGAGCTTGTGGAATCCTTGCCCCACGATGGATTTGCCATACTAAATGCCGATGACCCCAGGGTCCTTGCCATGCGAAATCGCACGGCAGCGAGGGTCCTGTCTTATGGAATGAGTGAAATGGCTGATATAAGAGCGAAGGATGTTCAAAGCGCGGGGAAGGCGGGGAGCATAGCCACATTTGTCACTCCTCTCTGGTCCGGGAGGTTTAGAATACCTATGCCGGGAGTCCACAATGTTGTGAATGCGTTAGCAGCGGCAGCTGCAGCCTTTGCCCTAGGGTTTGGCGCTCAGGAGGTCGAGGAGGGGCTCATGAATTTCCTTCCTAGCAAGATGAGGATGGAGATCACCGAGCTTCCTCGGAACATCATGATCATTAATGACGCATATAATTCGAGCCCCGCGTCGCTGGAGGCTGCCCTGAAAACTCAAGCGGAGTTTGGGAAGGGCAGGAGGAGGATCGCGGTCTTGGGGGACATGCTCGAGCTTGGCGCGGCAAGCGAAATGGCCCACATTGAGGCAGGACGTCTGGCGGCCGAGCTGCGGGTGGATGTGCTCATAACAGTTGGGGAGCGAGGGCGCGGAATGGCCCAGGGGTATACGGACGCGATGAAGTCTGGCGAATTTCCTGCTTTCTCTGGGAATGCCTATTCCTTCGATGTGCCGTCTGATGCTGCGTCGATGCTTATCAGGATCCTGGAGCCCGGGGATGTAGTCCTTGTAAAGGCATCACGGAAGCTCCATCTAGACGAGGTAGCGGATAGCGTAATACGGTATCTGAAGGGCGGCGATGAGATTGGATAA
- a CDS encoding UDP-N-acetylmuramoyl-L-alanyl-D-glutamate--2,6-diaminopimelate ligase, with protein sequence MKLLHEILGNADVVHVSGDKDVPIQGITYDSRRVEQGYLFVAIPGEKRDGHDFVDQAVGRGAVAVAVQRDVSVPESVTVVKVGDSRKALADLSASFWDNPSSKMKLIGVTGTNGKTTTTHLIKAIIEAGGHPTGLIGTIHNMLGDRVEKAIHTTPESSDLQALLRRMLDLGISHAVMEVSSHSIVLERIRGLDFDIGVFTNITQDHLDFHGTFENYLDAKARFFQDLGTQEGSKSGKKYAIVNVDDPNSDTIMKRATVPVVTYGLERSADVVAEDVRLSMHGLSYKAKTAQGQVQIDMKLAGRFNVYNSLAAVASGVTLGIPLADIEKGLHGAAGVPGRFETVDNGQDFTVIVDYAHTPDGLENILRSAREFTRGKVIVVFGCGGDRDRGKRPIMGAIASRLADHIVITSDNPRSENPEAIAKEIEIGVVSAGKSPEDYEIILDRKEAIRRAIGLAAARDTVIIAGKGHETYQIFRDRTIDFDDRLVAREILQEGRV encoded by the coding sequence ATGAAACTCTTGCATGAGATACTGGGGAATGCAGATGTGGTCCATGTATCCGGGGACAAGGATGTGCCCATCCAGGGAATAACATATGATTCACGTAGAGTCGAGCAGGGCTACCTATTTGTGGCCATCCCCGGGGAAAAGCGTGATGGGCATGATTTTGTCGACCAGGCGGTAGGCCGGGGGGCGGTTGCAGTAGCGGTCCAGCGGGACGTTTCAGTCCCCGAATCAGTCACGGTGGTCAAGGTCGGGGATTCCCGGAAGGCCCTGGCTGATCTATCTGCGTCCTTTTGGGATAATCCTTCTAGCAAAATGAAACTCATCGGTGTTACCGGGACCAATGGCAAGACTACTACCACGCATCTTATCAAAGCCATTATTGAAGCAGGTGGCCACCCCACTGGATTGATAGGCACCATACACAATATGCTGGGAGATAGAGTAGAAAAGGCCATCCATACGACACCGGAGTCTTCAGACCTCCAGGCCCTTCTCCGGCGGATGCTGGATCTCGGGATCAGCCATGCTGTGATGGAGGTTTCCTCGCATTCAATAGTCCTGGAGCGAATACGAGGCCTGGACTTCGATATCGGCGTCTTCACCAACATCACTCAAGATCATCTGGACTTCCATGGCACATTCGAGAATTATCTCGATGCTAAGGCCAGGTTCTTTCAAGATCTCGGAACCCAGGAGGGCAGCAAGTCCGGAAAGAAATATGCTATCGTCAATGTCGATGATCCTAACAGTGATACTATCATGAAGCGCGCGACCGTTCCTGTGGTGACATATGGCCTGGAAAGATCAGCGGATGTGGTGGCTGAAGATGTGAGATTGTCCATGCATGGGCTATCCTATAAGGCAAAGACGGCTCAGGGCCAGGTACAGATAGATATGAAACTGGCCGGGCGTTTCAATGTCTATAATTCCCTTGCCGCGGTGGCATCGGGGGTCACATTGGGAATCCCGTTGGCTGATATAGAAAAGGGTCTCCACGGGGCTGCCGGCGTTCCCGGTCGTTTCGAAACAGTGGATAACGGCCAGGATTTCACCGTGATAGTTGATTATGCTCATACTCCTGATGGATTGGAGAATATCTTGAGATCGGCCAGGGAGTTTACGAGAGGAAAGGTAATCGTCGTCTTTGGCTGCGGGGGGGACCGTGATAGGGGGAAGCGCCCAATAATGGGAGCAATAGCGTCCCGCCTGGCGGATCATATTGTCATAACCTCAGACAACCCCCGAAGCGAGAACCCGGAGGCAATTGCGAAAGAGATAGAGATTGGCGTAGTCTCTGCAGGAAAGAGCCCTGAAGATTATGAGATCATCCTGGATAGGAAAGAAGCCATCCGGAGGGCCATCGGCCTGGCAGCGGCCCGGGATACGGTTATCATCGCCGGTAAAGGACATGAAACCTACCAGATCTTCCGGGATCGCACCATTGACTTTGATGATCGATTGGTTGCCAGAGAGATATTGCAGGAGGGGAGGGTCTGA
- a CDS encoding stage V sporulation protein D, with the protein MYTTLLMRRRTAYLFLGVVLFMAILEGRLFYVQVIQYDHFKGLALDQRLYPVPVDARRGTIRDRHGRELAVSVSADSIYAVPAEVKNPDAAAEALSRALGLPRAEILDKLTRKQATVWIERKVDEDKAHAVKQLELPGIGFTEKGQRFYPKGSLCAHVLGIAGIDNQGLEGLELEYDRYLSGKRGEIEAERDATGREIPGGIHRFVPPVDGCDIYLTIDEVIQYITERELDRAMKETKSKRGIIIAMDPKTGGILAMASRPTYDPNRYSDYPAVNRRNIALTDAYEPGSTFKIVTAAAALNEGVVRPETPFFDPGYIKVEDRYVRCWLAGGHGSQTFVEATENSCNPVFASIGLKLGKEKFYQYIRAFGFGERTNVDFPGEASGMLQQEKKVGLVEIANISFGQGISVTPLQLLSALCTIANNGMLMRPYLVQKIVDSNGDLVKEFQPVPVRQVISPETAKELSVILESVVVNGSGTRAQIKGYRVAGKTGTAEKPEAGRYGEKRISSFLGFAPVDDPRIAVLVVLDEPDCGISYGGVIAAPVFKSIVEDSLRYLKVPAAIVKEDEGKEQEQVEVPNVRGLTFNEAKEVLTSKGFLVRTEGEGEIVAEQVPKPGVKVAEKTCIILYFNDALPYNDKENQEVKVPDLKGLDMRSAIIVAGSSDLRVQPEGAGWCQRQDPVPGVMVPRKSTIRAYFQEGD; encoded by the coding sequence ATGTACACGACCTTGTTGATGCGAAGGCGTACAGCCTATTTATTTCTAGGGGTCGTCCTTTTCATGGCGATATTGGAGGGACGTCTGTTTTATGTACAGGTCATACAATATGACCATTTCAAGGGCCTTGCCCTCGACCAAAGGCTTTACCCTGTGCCTGTTGACGCGCGGAGAGGGACTATTCGCGACCGTCACGGACGCGAGCTGGCGGTCAGCGTCAGCGCTGATTCCATATATGCGGTGCCTGCAGAGGTGAAGAATCCCGATGCCGCAGCTGAGGCTCTCTCAAGAGCCCTTGGGCTACCACGGGCGGAGATCCTCGATAAGCTCACCCGGAAACAGGCTACCGTCTGGATTGAACGTAAGGTAGATGAGGACAAGGCTCATGCAGTGAAACAACTAGAGCTTCCGGGCATTGGATTTACAGAAAAGGGGCAGCGATTTTACCCCAAAGGAAGCCTGTGCGCCCATGTCCTGGGTATTGCAGGCATTGATAACCAGGGCCTGGAAGGGCTGGAATTGGAATATGACAGATACCTCTCGGGGAAGAGAGGCGAGATAGAGGCTGAACGCGATGCCACTGGCCGAGAAATCCCCGGAGGGATCCATAGATTTGTTCCTCCAGTTGATGGTTGTGATATTTACCTGACGATAGATGAAGTCATACAATATATAACCGAGCGTGAATTGGATAGGGCCATGAAGGAAACAAAGTCAAAGAGAGGCATAATCATTGCGATGGATCCCAAGACCGGCGGAATCCTAGCAATGGCCAGCAGGCCCACATATGACCCCAATAGATACTCTGATTACCCGGCAGTCAATCGCCGTAATATAGCCTTGACTGATGCATATGAGCCCGGCTCTACATTCAAGATCGTAACGGCAGCTGCGGCCCTTAATGAGGGAGTGGTCCGTCCCGAAACGCCGTTTTTCGATCCAGGTTACATAAAGGTGGAAGATAGGTATGTCAGGTGTTGGCTGGCTGGTGGCCATGGAAGCCAGACTTTCGTCGAAGCCACTGAGAACTCCTGCAACCCCGTATTTGCCAGCATAGGACTTAAGCTGGGGAAGGAGAAATTTTACCAGTATATTCGCGCTTTTGGATTCGGAGAGAGAACGAATGTGGATTTTCCCGGCGAAGCTTCGGGTATGCTACAACAGGAAAAGAAGGTAGGTCTTGTAGAGATTGCAAATATTTCCTTTGGCCAGGGCATTTCTGTAACACCTCTTCAATTGCTAAGCGCGCTGTGCACCATTGCTAACAACGGGATGCTCATGCGGCCGTATTTGGTTCAAAAGATAGTAGATTCGAATGGAGATCTGGTAAAGGAATTTCAGCCTGTGCCCGTTCGCCAGGTTATAAGTCCGGAGACCGCTAAGGAACTCTCGGTGATATTGGAGTCGGTGGTAGTAAATGGGTCTGGCACCCGTGCGCAGATTAAGGGTTACAGGGTGGCAGGCAAGACTGGGACGGCGGAGAAGCCTGAGGCGGGGCGCTATGGTGAAAAAAGAATATCATCGTTCCTGGGATTCGCTCCGGTGGACGACCCGAGAATAGCCGTGTTGGTGGTCCTCGATGAACCCGATTGTGGAATATCCTATGGCGGTGTAATAGCTGCCCCTGTTTTCAAGAGCATAGTCGAGGACTCCCTGAGATATTTGAAGGTTCCAGCGGCGATCGTCAAAGAAGATGAAGGGAAAGAACAGGAGCAAGTTGAGGTGCCCAATGTGCGCGGATTGACCTTCAATGAAGCCAAGGAGGTCCTTACCTCTAAAGGATTCCTCGTGCGCACGGAAGGCGAAGGAGAGATAGTGGCAGAGCAAGTTCCCAAACCTGGAGTGAAGGTGGCAGAAAAAACCTGTATCATTCTTTATTTCAATGACGCTCTACCATATAATGATAAGGAGAACCAGGAGGTCAAGGTGCCGGATCTCAAGGGGCTCGACATGCGTTCAGCCATAATTGTTGCCGGTAGCTCTGATCTCCGGGTCCAGCCTGAGGGTGCCGGCTGGTGCCAACGACAAGATCCTGTCCCTGGGGTCATGGTTCCCCGAAAATCGACGATACGCGCATATTTTCAGGAAGGAGATTGA
- the rsmH gene encoding 16S rRNA (cytosine(1402)-N(4))-methyltransferase RsmH, translating into MRQLYHIPVMTNEVLDFLVFGKRTHGANEVYVDCTVGGGGHSEAILRATPEDTILVGIDRDREAIEAATESLAQFGGRARLIHGDFRRLPSILEQLGFKYVNGILMDLGISSHQVDKPDRGFSFSTDAPLDMRMNQEASVTARDLVNSLPEEELARIIDKYGEERFARRIARFIVEKRRFHEISTTGQLVDIIKAAIPAAYRRRGPHPARRTFQALRIAVNDELGALEETLKSAPGLLFPGGRIVVISYHSLEDRIVKRAFLAEPLLSPITKKPVTPSPDESSQNPRARSARLRVAERVLPAFEEE; encoded by the coding sequence CTGAGGCAATTGTATCATATCCCGGTCATGACAAATGAGGTCCTGGACTTTCTGGTCTTCGGCAAGAGGACGCATGGGGCAAATGAAGTCTATGTTGATTGCACGGTAGGCGGGGGCGGTCATTCAGAGGCGATTCTTCGTGCAACCCCTGAAGATACGATTCTGGTTGGCATCGATCGAGATAGGGAGGCAATAGAGGCGGCGACTGAATCCCTGGCTCAGTTTGGCGGCAGAGCGCGGCTCATCCATGGGGATTTCAGGCGTCTGCCTTCGATACTTGAGCAACTCGGGTTCAAATATGTAAATGGGATATTGATGGACCTGGGTATCTCATCTCATCAAGTGGACAAGCCTGATAGAGGCTTTTCTTTCAGCACTGACGCACCTCTGGACATGCGAATGAATCAAGAGGCGTCTGTGACTGCCAGGGACTTAGTGAACAGCCTTCCGGAGGAAGAGCTGGCAAGGATCATAGATAAATACGGGGAGGAGAGATTTGCGCGTCGTATAGCGAGGTTCATCGTGGAGAAGCGCAGGTTTCATGAGATTTCGACCACAGGGCAGTTGGTAGACATCATCAAGGCGGCCATCCCGGCGGCATATCGGAGGAGAGGTCCTCATCCGGCAAGACGCACCTTCCAGGCTCTCAGAATCGCGGTAAATGACGAACTCGGGGCTTTGGAGGAGACTCTGAAATCAGCGCCTGGCCTATTGTTCCCGGGTGGACGTATTGTAGTGATCTCGTATCATTCTCTTGAAGATAGGATCGTGAAGAGAGCATTTCTTGCAGAACCCCTCTTGTCTCCCATTACTAAGAAGCCTGTGACCCCGAGTCCGGACGAGTCAAGCCAGAACCCCAGGGCTCGCAGCGCCAGGCTAAGGGTTGCGGAAAGGGTTCTACCAGCTTTTGAGGAGGAATAA